ACGGTCACCAGCACATGGTGGAAGAGATCGCGGCGGACGTCGACGAGCTGGTCTTGGGTATCGGCTCCGCCGGCGACTCCCACACCACGCGGAACCCCTTCACCGCCGGCGAGCGCGTGATGATGGTGACGAAGGCGGTCGAGGAGTTAGACGCCACCACGTACGTCGTCCCCATCGAGGACCTCGACCGCAACTCCGTCTGGGTGAGCCACGTCCAGAGCATGACGCCGCGGTTCGACGTCGCGTACTCGAACAACCCGCTCGTGGTCCGCCTGTTCGAGGAGGCGGGCGTCGAGGTCCGCCAGTCCCCCATGTTCCGCCGCGACGTGTTGGAGGGGACCGAACTCCGGGAGCGGATGATCCGCGGCCGCGACTGGGAGGGCCTCGTCCCCGACGCCGTCGTCGACGTGATCCGCGAGGTCGGCGGCGTCGAGCGCATCCGCCGAATCGCGGAGACAGACGCGAATGGCGACGAGCCCTCCGACGAATAATCCGGCGGTGTGGACGTGAAGATGCCCGTTTGCGCGAATGGTCGATTGCGGACTGACGGAGAACATCCTCGAAGGCTTTGATCGTTTATAAATGGCTGCTGCTGGATCGACTGTGAACACCGCCAAAGCCCCAGTCGCGAGGACTCGCGCGGCTCGCTGCGGTCCTCAGTCACTCGCTTCGCTCGCTCCTTGCGGTGTCGCCGGCGGCGGCGCCGCCGGCTTTCCGTGGCGCGTAGCGCCACGCTACTTACGTCGCCGTGCTTCGCCCTCGCGACTGCCCCTTTGAGTCCCACCCACCCCGCACAGCAAAGCACCTCACACCTCCCCAGCCTCGTCGCTGGCGCCGCCGGCGCCAGCGACTCCCTCGCGCGTGCGACTCGCGCCCTCCGGGCGCTCGTCGGCACGCGCCACCGCAGGACCGACAGCGCCACCGCAGGACCGACAGCGCCGCCGCAGGACCGACAGCGCCACCGCAGGACCGACAGCGCCGCCGCCCGTTCCTTTTAAACGTGCGCCGCACGCGACTTCTGACATGATCACGCTCACCTCGGACTTCGGGTCGCCGTATCCCGCCGCGATGAAGGGAGTGATACGCCGGCACACGGACGCCGAGACGATCGACGTCGCGCACGACCTGCCGCGCGGGGACCCGCGGGCGGCCGCGTTCTGGCTCCGGTTCGTCCTCCCCGAGTTCCCGCCGGCGGTCCACTGCGCCGTCGTCGACCCCGGCGTCGGCACCGACCGCGACGCCCTGGTCGTCCGCGCCGGCGCGCACGTCGTCGTCGCGCCCGACAACGGTCTCGCGATGCCGCCCGCCCGGGCGCTGGCGGGCGACGAGTCGGACGTGGCCGTCCGGACCATCTCCGTCGACGAGCCGGCGAGCGAGACGTTCCACGGCCGCGACGTGTTCGCCCCGACCGCGGCCCGGATTCGGGCGGCGCTCGACGAGGCATCGGGAGCGGGA
The sequence above is a segment of the Halorubrum sp. 2020YC2 genome. Coding sequences within it:
- a CDS encoding nicotinamide-nucleotide adenylyltransferase, which gives rise to MRGFYIGRYQPFHDGHQHMVEEIAADVDELVLGIGSAGDSHTTRNPFTAGERVMMVTKAVEELDATTYVVPIEDLDRNSVWVSHVQSMTPRFDVAYSNNPLVVRLFEEAGVEVRQSPMFRRDVLEGTELRERMIRGRDWEGLVPDAVVDVIREVGGVERIRRIAETDANGDEPSDE